One window from the genome of Rhizoctonia solani chromosome 15, complete sequence encodes:
- a CDS encoding ubiquitin-conjugating enzyme: protein MVTPAAFRKLVKEIQQLRAEPPEGIRVVPSEENMLDVTGIIAGPEGTPYAGGYYHIHFSFPPTFPASPPSARMLTKIFHPNVSRSGEICVNTLKKDWKPTYGLGHVLVTIKCLLIVPNAESALDEEAGKLLLEDWDEFCSRAKMWNGIHATPKVAPVEFQTPASTSTSTSAPAVVAPTKTASAVPENANASEPASPPKSKLEIPAVPIVQQTPLQPSAVGNAASIIPETVTTSVKPPSAGKTSSASGTENGAAGVVKTTAKRVATGGVEKKKKALKRL, encoded by the exons ATG GTCACCCCAGCCGCATTCCGTAAACTCGTCAAGGAGATTCAACAGCTTCGTGCTGAGCCGCCCGAGGGTATCCGAGTTGTACCAAGCGAGGAAAACATGTTGGATGTTACTGGTATTATTGCTGGACCTG AGGGCACGCCCTATGCCGGCGGTTACTACCATATCCACTTCTCCTTCCCACCCACATTCCCGGCCTCTCCGCCCTCGGCCCGGATGCTCACCAAGATCTTCCACCCCAATGTTTCCCGCTCTGGCGAGATCTGCGTAAACACACTTAAAAAGGATTGGAAGCCGACGTATGGGTTGGGTCATGTATTGGTGACGATCAAGTGCCTGTTGATTGTTCCGAATGCGGAGAGTGCGTTGGATGAAGAGGCCGGGAAGCTTTTGCTGGAGGATTGGGATGAATTTTGTTCGAGGGCAAAGATGTGGAATGGTATTCATGCTACACCCAAG GTCGCTCCCGTTGAATTCCAAACCCCTGCGTCAACTTCAACTTCGACTTCAGCCCCGGCTGTCGTTGCTCCGACAAAGACAGCAAGTGCTGTACCCGAAAATGCGAATGCGTCCGAACCAGCATCACCACCTAAATCCAAACTTGAAATACCCGCTGTTCCAATCGTTCAACAGACTCCACTCCAACCGTCCGCTGTCGGAAACGCGGCGTCTATCATTCCCGAGACTGTCACCACATCGGTCAAGCCTCCTTCAGCGGGGAAGACGTCCTCCGCCTCGGGGACCGAAAACGGGGCTGCTGGGGTTGTGAAGACGACTGCGAAGAGAGTTGCGACTGGGGGAGtagaaaagaagaaaaaggcgCTGAAGAGGCTATAG
- a CDS encoding elongation factor 1-gamma codes for MASIGTLYITETQPHVKRIRATAALAGLTLDPTPSDYVHNQTNRTPEYKAKFASGKIPAFESKDGFTLFEGSAIARYIASLSPNSGLLGTSPTDAALVDQWVSYIDSEVLSKGFSLYGLLHGQFPYNKPYETFLREKIHDGLTVLNTHLTHNTFFLPTNRISLADITAAAVSNVLFETFLGPDDRVKYPGIQRLLETVANQPKLKDVFGTIKYADAPLQYVPPKKEKPAAAATPAAPKAPKEKKPEKDDDDDEPLVPAEPKAKNPLDDLPKSAFNLEDWKRAYSNMDTRGPGGSLEWFYEKFDPEGFSIWRVDFKYNEELTQTFMSSNQIGGFFNRLEASKKYLFGSVGVLGEANNSRIAGAFILRGKDYKPVLDAAPDWESYEYKQIDLSNPEDKAFFEAALAWDLEIDGKKWADGKNFK; via the exons ATGGCCTCTATCGGAACGCTCTATATCACAGAAACCCAACCGCATGTCAAGCGC ATTCGTGCCACTGCGGCCCTTGCTGGGTTGACATTGGACCCGACTCCCTCGGACTATGTTCACAACCAGACGAACAGGACTCCCGAGTACAAGGCCAAGTTTGCGTCTGGCAAGATCCCTGCCTTCGAGAGCAAAGATGGCTTCACCCTGTTCGAGGGCAGCGCCATTGCCCGCTACA TTGCTTCGCTTTCTCCCAACTCTGGATTGTTGGGAACTTCCCCGACCGATGCGGCCCTCGTCGACCAATGGGTGTCGTACATCGATTCCGAGGTCCTGAGCAAAGGATTTAGTCTCTATGGACTGTTACACGGCCAGTTCCCTTACAACAAGCCATACGAGACCTTCTTGCGCGAAAAGATTCATGACGGACTGACTGTGCTCAACACCCACCTCACCCACAACactttcttcctccccaccAACCGCATCTCCTTGGCTGATATCACTGCTGCCGCTGTCTCCAACGTACTTTTCGAGACCTTTTTGGGCCCGGATGATCGCGTCAAGTACCCTGGTATCCAACGTCTGCTCGAGACCGTGGCCAACCAGCCCAAGCTCAAGGATGTATTTGGCACCATCAAGTACGCCGACGCTCCTCTCCAATATGTTCCTCCCAAAAAGGAGAAGCCCGCTGCTGCTGCTACTCCTGCCGCACCCAAGGCTCCAAAAGAGAAGAAGCCAGAAAAGgacgatgatgacgatgagcCGTTGGTCCCCGCTGAGCCCAAGGCCAAGAACCCGCTCGACGACCTCCCCAAGAGCGCGTTCAACCTCGAGGACTGGAAGCGTGCCTACTCGAACATGGACACCCGTGGTCCAGGTGGATCTTTGGAGTGGTTCTACGAGAA GTTCGATCCCGAGGGCTTCTCTATCTGGCGTGTGGACTTCAAGTACAACGAGGAGCTGACGCAGACCTTTATGAGCTCCAACCAGATCGGTGGATTCTTCA ACCGCTTGGAAGCGTCGAAGAAGTACCTATTCGGGTCGGTCGGGGTTCTCGGCGAGGCGAACAACTCGCGCATCGCCGGAGCATTCATCTTGCGAGGCAAGGACTACAAG CCCGTTCTGGACGCTGCTCCCGACTGGGAGTCGTACGAGTACAA